A segment of the Gossypium hirsutum isolate 1008001.06 chromosome D10, Gossypium_hirsutum_v2.1, whole genome shotgun sequence genome:
ATGGAAATTTCGAGATTTTCTGATTAGTTTTGCGATTCCGAAactgtaatataaaatttatagttatttccttttaacaaaatttttctgTTTGTTTATTGAGAAAATGTTGGACGGAGAATGGTTGGAAAGAAATGAAATATTCGAGATCTTTTGATTAATGTCGCTATTTGGGCGACCAGAATTAGGATTTGGTCGCAATCGATGATATTTATATTAGTATTCTGCgtaatttttaattgttatttcTATTGTATTCATTGATTAACTCCGATTGCGTCATTGCTTTAGTTCAGTTCAGAAAACGTGAAAATTAAGGTTACTTTAAGATTGGAGTATTgattaattactttataattcaatttaattccgaTTGCGTCACTGTTTTGGTTCAGTTAGAAAATGTGAGAGTTTGGATTTCTTTAACATCggattatttattaattactttataattcaatAGGTATTTGAAATGTGATGAAACTGTATACTTGTCTCTAATTCTTATCctcttttatgttttctttttctcaagGGGACAAAGCTGGATCAACTTATGTAAAGTTAGCAAATTGTAACTTGAAAGTAAGCCCTTCGGTTCAGTTCTTAGTAATTAACTGTTATTTAAGATTTAGTTTAACTCCTTTGTTTTACATATCTATAGCTAGAAAGCAAACATGAAGCTGCTCAAGCTTATGTTGATGCTGCTCATTGCTATAAGAAGACAAATGTAAAGGGTGAGTCTGGAGTGCATGGTTTGATCTAAAAGTTCTGGAATTTTGACTTGATTAATCTGTGACTCAATTTTGTTCCTATGCAGAGGCTATATCCTGCCTGAAAGAGGCAGTGAACATGTTCTGTGATATTGGAAGGCTCAGCATGGCTGCCAAGTATTATAAGGTGTTTTTTATCCATTAATATGCGAGTCTTTCAAGGGAAAAAGGAGTTTGTCATTCATTGTAATTGGTTATGTATATGTGGTTGCCTTTCATTTTGATTGGGTTCATAATTTTTTCCTAATTGTTCATTAGCAATGTTGCCACTAGAGTTAAAGCTCCCAAGCATCTGTGCTTCTCATAAGTCTCGTTTAGCATTCTTGTTGGTACAACTTACAATGCCAGAAGTTATGTTTCACTGCAAATTTGATGCTAAATGGTAAAAAGTTTTGGCTTCTGTGTTTTAAATCTTGGTTTGACAATTCAAACTAACATGCTTAGAAAAACGAAGCTTTTTTGGTTTGGAAGCTGGATTTCGAATAAATTGATTATTATCTTTACATCTCTAAACCCATATTTGTTTTTGACATTTTGATTCCTTACAACACTTTTTCATTGCAATAGTGAACACTTGGTAGTTTCTAAATCAAAATGTTTCACCTCATGTTTTAACACCTTTTCCAACACATGGTTTTATAATCTAAGGTTTTTTTCCCCCACAGTGATATTAAACTAACCCCTAGTATCGTTGAACATCCATAACCATAACTTTTCGTGATGTTATTTACTGTTATTCATAGACATGGGTGCTTCTTTTATGTGTAGGAAATTGCTGAATTATATGAGTCTGAACAGAACACTGAGCAGGCCATTGACTATTATGAAAAGGCAGCTGATTTCTTCCAAAATGAAGATATATCAACCTCTGCCAACCAATGCAAGCAGAAAGTTGCACAATTTGCTGCTCAGATAGAACAGTAAGCACGCTCAACTTCTTGTAGACACTGTTCTTGCAAGTTTTAGTCTTCTACCGTTGTCAATGGTTTGTAATCATTGATGGTGTTTTAATTTGCTAAGGGCTAGATTAGCATTGTTATTGAAAAATGCTTTTAAAAGTGCTGTGGAAAGTTAAAAGATCCATTTTAGACATGgtattataaagtaaaaaataagTTAATTCAAATTCCttaattatacatgaaatattaattttacatacttttaagcaattattataaattgtttgtAAAATCTAATTTGAATctgtaaattatattttagatattaaaatcacatataatcataattcttattaataaaaatttcacgGAATTATTGACTTAAATGTAAAATATCCTTATTtccatatatattattattattaccacgATGCCATGTTTCCATTATTTTGGTACTAACAAATGTTCAATTTAGTATATAGTACAAATATAAGAAAATTATGGTAACTCATTGTTAATATTATGACAtacgaaaaataaattttagatactttttaagtaattaacttaaattgtttataaaatttaatttgaataaataaatcatagttaGAATTTATagttaatataaattagggacaaaattatattttgacacCTAAATTGGCTATTGAAAAgccaaaacttagaaaaaaaaaatttggcttaGCTTGAAAAGCTTTGTTAgtattgcttttaacttgaaaagCTGGTTTGGGTTGAAAAGTGCTTTTTAACTTCAATGCTAAAGACATCCTAAGACAGTTGCATAAATACAGAATGACAATTTTCTTAACAGCTCTGCTTATGATATATCTCCAGATACCAGAAAGCTGTTGAGATCTATGAAGATATAGCACGGCAGTCACTTTCCAATAACTTGCTGAAGTATGGAGCTAAAGGACATCTTCTAAATGCTGGCATTTGTCAACTGTGCAAAGGTGATGTTGTTGCAATCACCAATGCATTAGAGCGGTATCAGGTTGAATTTTGGCCCTTTAGAAATGATAAAACCTTAACCTTTTAAACTTAGTTTGGTTATATTAAACTTACGTATTTTATGCATTTCATTTCTTCAGGAACTGGATCCAACTTTTTCTGGAACACGAGAATATAAATTTTTAGCTGTAAGTTATCCCAAGGAAATGCTTATTTCAGTTTATAATTTGTTATTGTATCACAAAAATCTGATTCTGTTCTGTTCTTTTGCTGCTTAAATATGATTGATCAGTGGTAGCATGTTTTACCGGTTGTTTTATTTTTCCTCTTACCATCCTTAATGTGCATTGACTAATGATATATCCTATCACTGCCTTACCTCTGGACAAAAAAATTGTTAAgtgtattatataattaattttctttaaatgataataatttttcAGAATCTAGTTATTACTCCAAAATAGAGGTCTTACAATACTGAGCTTCTGCTTTTTGTGACAGGACATTGCTTCTTCCATTGATGAGGAAGATGTCACGAAGTTTACAGATGTTGTCAAGGAATTTGACAGCATGACTCCATTGGTATGTCAATTTCCATTTCAAATGTTTCTTGGATGAACTAGTGGGCTGGAGATCAAACGAGTTAGACCGTCAGCGGTGACTGAACTGGTTGAACTTGCTTGTTCGCTTAAAtgggattttaaatatttttaaaaaatgattttaatgctaAATGAACATTAAATatagtaaataattaataaagatGTATATTTGACTTAGTGgtattttctttaatataaactaaaaggttcaaatctcatcatttaaaaatgaaaataaaaatatattctaaACTAGTTCTTTACCGTTTTCTTCTGCTTGATTTTTACCTGTTGAACTTTCTTTTTACTGTTTCAGCTTGTGGATGGTTTCATAATATACTGAACCATTGGTTCTTGGTCCAACTGGTTCAACAGGCTGGTCCATCCAAACAACTCTGGGTTGGAGTAATGTTCAACCCATTGGGTTCTGGTTGTGACCCCTGAGATTACAAACTCTAATGTGCTTGCTGTTTCCTTGAAATATGCTACAGGATTCTTGGAAGACAACCCTTCTACTCCGTGTGAAGGAAAAGCTGAAAGCtaaagaaatggaagaagatgatcTTACCTAAAAGAGGTTCATGTAATAacagttttgttttttttctttctttttttctttttcaaaattgatGATTGCTTTGTGTTATGGAGTCTTTATCTAGTTATACTCTTAACAGTCCCATGTGACAATCTGTTTATGAGATCTTTTTCTTGTTTGGCTTTAAATTTGAGAACTATTATGCTGATGATTGGGTGAAGTTGGGGTTTGTAATAAAAAAACTGCTGATCTTTGCTTTGATGTGTGAAAGTAGGGAATCTAAATGAAGAATAATTTTGAAAGTATATAAGCTGGTTTTCTGGAAATATGAAAGAGCTAGGTAACCCTTTTGGATCAAACTACCCTTCGATGTCATTGAAACGAATTATCATTGTCCTAGAGAAAAACCATGAATCCTACATCAACTGTGTACTAAATTTCGGTCGACTTTTTTGCATATAGATTGTAAAGCTTAATGAGACAAAACAAGTGATACTTTGCAGGCAGGTTGGTGTGGATTATGATGGAGTACTAGCAATGTGTTATTGAGAACAGTGGGTCTTCTTGGTCTTAGGAAGGAGCTGTGAATTTCACATTTTCTATGACTCGAGTTTAATTGGGTAAATACGAAGGTTCACATTAGTTTTAACTTGTGAAAAGCCATTTGTGGACAAGATCACTACGCTTGATAATTTGAAATAGACAACATCATTAGACATGGTAATTCAAAATGGACAATATCCTGCAAATTGGTGTGGTATAATTCACAAATCATGCAAGTACAGCATGCTGTGTTGTACATATGTATGAAGTTCTTTTTGTCCTCTAGCTAACCAAAAGTCTACAGTTTGATAAATTTCAATATGCAAAAGATTATGGATTTACCATTTATGAGCATGCTGCTTAATTTCTAAGTTACGTTCGGGAAGCATAAACTCTCTCGAGCCAGGACGTTCTACAAAAGGAGGGATGCGAGGTTGTAACTGATATTGGCAATTCTGAAATGTATGCTAATCCTACGATAGAGAGGAAAAGAAGAGGACATAAAAGATCTAGTAATGAAAAATCAAACTGGATTGAGCAATCAAATTGGTTCGAGATTAATTTGTTCAAGATTAATTTGTTCAGTTTGGCACAtactaaaaaactaaaaaagaacaAATCCTTTTCAAATTTCGAGTCTTGCAATTTACATGAATTGTTCAACTAAATTGATTCAAAAGTTAATCTCGGTCAGTTTATGATATGAGCCTCCTATGGATGGCTATGTGCTAGTGTCACAGGtcaaagtgcaaagcccgtgatTATGGCACAAGATGCGtcccatggaggtctatcgattagatggggaaCATTTAGCCCACAAGAACTGACCTGATTCAAAGGactattggagaagcctgtcacaTTGAAGCCTGGTTAGCCCAATAATGAAGATATGACAACTTAGACTATTTTTAATAACtaggggaatcatatcttgtagatttgatatgatatgatgtaatcttgtaaatccctaaaattaaagggaTAGACTAATCTCGTCCatcgatgtaatttaatcttgaccgtcgattttggggagctcaactatcaatagagagcctccccttaCTTGTAAATCATTCCATTGtacttgaattcttaagagtaatagaattctgagAACATTTACTCAAACATCTTGTGTGCGTTGTTTtctgtggctttctgttgttTTTTGTGGCATCTTTTGGCATAAGTTtacttccgctatacaaattggtgccttggaggactTCTAAAGGAATTCTCACTTGAGTAAAgactgacttaggcgagtttggacaaACGGATCGCCTAAGACCGCATGGATCGCGAGACGAAATATCTAACCCTGTGACACTAGGATTCAAATCACCCTAAAAGTAATGGtcctaaaaaaaattatcaagtttGAGTATTCTAATACTTGATTTAAGTAACTTGAGTTTAATCTTCTTTAATTATTATCGAAAAATTTTAATCAAACTCGAgtaaaaaattgattttgaagTCTAGTGTAGTACACAAATTTTGTGTTGAAAATATtacttgaaaattttgaagacaaatcaaataatttatcaaaattaagttGTAGGATGTACTTTTCTTACAAAGAAATCATTTGGTTCTCCTTCTTAACGAAGTTTTGATCGAAAGGTCATTGAGACTTAAAATTCTAAATGAGTTTAAAGAGATTCTTAATTGAAATTGCTTTAAGATATAATTTGGTTCAATTTCAAGCATCTTTGAGATTTGATCTTAAATTGACAAATTTGCTTTAGGGCCGTTGAGACtttaacttgaaaataaaattgaaaagatgCTTTGTTACAAGCCAAAATATAGTTGTGACAAACATGTAAATCGTGTAAGAttcctaaaaaaaaaatctaatttcttCTTATTATTCCCTTTTTATTCATTGTTAGTTGTTTATTCTTTTTGTTACTAAATAATTTCAGGTTAGCTTGTAACATTGGTATCAGAATTTTGA
Coding sequences within it:
- the LOC107914220 gene encoding alpha-soluble NSF attachment protein yields the protein MGDQLARGEEFEQKAEKKLSGWGLFGSKHEDAAELFDKAANCFKLAKSWDKAGSTYVKLANCNLKLESKHEAAQAYVDAAHCYKKTNVKEAISCLKEAVNMFCDIGRLSMAAKYYKEIAELYESEQNTEQAIDYYEKAADFFQNEDISTSANQCKQKVAQFAAQIEQYQKAVEIYEDIARQSLSNNLLKYGAKGHLLNAGICQLCKGDVVAITNALERYQELDPTFSGTREYKFLADIASSIDEEDVTKFTDVVKEFDSMTPLDSWKTTLLLRVKEKLKAKEMEEDDLT